GACGCCCCGAATAGATGGCAGCGTTCCCATTCGTCACTGGCCGGGAAGATTCAATCCACGCCGGGGCGGGGCGGCCCGCCAGCCGATTGGAGCTAACGCTCCGAATAGAAGGCAGCGTTCCCGTTGGTCACTGACCAAAAGGATCCAACGCAAAACAGATCAACGTCTACCAAAACCGCCCAAAGCAAAAACCGATCCCCCGGCGACCAACGCCGGCGCTTCAGCCTCCACACCGTAACTCCATCCGCCACGCCAATCGCCCGCCGGTGCATACCGGCTAAGCGCCGATGACAACGGCGCTGCTTTGGCCCATACGTGTGACGCTGGTTTTGAGGAACAGCTTGTTGTCGGTGGCGAGGTGCTCATTGCCGACGACATTCAATGCACAACAATCGTCGGTTGATTGGAAGTTGAGTGTCTTCGGGATCACGTCGTGCTGCAGGCCCAGCAGCGAAATGGCGATTTCAGTCAAAGCAGATCCGCTTCCTGCACTGCCGATGTAGCTCTTCGGCGCCGTCACAGGCGTCTCAGCCGCCTTGTCACCCAGAAGCGTACGAATGGCTTTCGCTTCGAAGGCGTCGCGTGTGAGGTGCCCTGAGGCAGATACGTTGACATGTCCTAAATCAGCCGCACTGACTTCGGCATTTGCCATCGCCATTTTGGCGGCCAGTTGTACAGCCTGAGTTTCGTCGGCCTGGCCATCAGCGGAGTTCACGCAACTGGCTCCGGTTCCCAAAATCGTACCGTAGATTTTGGCACCGCGAGCTTCTGCGTGACTTCGCGATTCCAGAATCAGCGTACAGGCGGCTTCTGAAAGGACTTCGCCGTGACGATTGCTGTCCAGTGGTCGGCAACGCTGATCGGCCGGACCTTCGGCCAGCACGTCCCATTTTTTGTGCTGACACGCCTTCACGGGATGCAGCTTGGTGCCGGTTGTACCGGTAACCATAATGTCGGCTCGGCCACGCCGAATAATATTTGCTGCTTCGGCGATCACCAGTCCGCCTGACGCTTCGTCCTGCGTCAGTGAATTGTTTGGCCCGCGAGCATCGAGTGCGATTCCGATGTGGCAGCCAGGCATATTGGGCAAGTACTTCAGCAGCCACAACGGTTCCATTCCGCGGAACCGATCGCCGCCATTCAGGCCCCACTTCGAAAAATCGAAGTGCCTCGCTTCATCGATACTTTGGACCGCGCCATCGATCAGCACGGCAGGCGGGCTGGACATGAGATTCGCGCCGAAGTCGACGCCGATTCGATCGGACGAAACCGCATCCAGATCAACGCCGGCATGAGTGATGGCCTGCAGAGCGGACGCGACGCCGAGTTGGATTTCGCGGCACATCACTTTGATCTGCTTGCGAACGGCTTTCAGGTGTTGTTTCTTGGCCGACGAATCCGTGAAGTCAGTCACTTCTCCGCCAATGCAGTCCGGCGTGCCGACATAGCTAAGATGTTCAACTGGGCGAAAGCCACATTGGCCGTTCAAGAGACTGTCCCATGCGCTGTCGACGCCGATTCCAATCGGCGACATAAGCCCGATGCCCGTGATGACAATCTGCTCAGATGCTGATGACATAATGTTGTGACAAACTGAAGGAAAAGAACGACCGCGCAAATCAAGCCACTCGGTTGAAGGGCAGGCTGCGGCGCAAGTCGGGATTCTATCGAACCGACAGGTTGATTATCTCCGCATTATCCAGTTTTTCCAGACTGGGCGAAAATCGACCAACTTTCGCGCGGATCGGGCAATTCGGCGCCTCAACAACGACTCGCAAACCGCCTTAGGGACAGCGGTTACGTCGATTTCTGTGAGGCCAGCAGACATTCCGCCGCTCGGCGACCGCTGGCGATGCTGTCGGGAATGCCGACTCCATGGTACGCACTTCCTGCGAGTTCCAGCCCAGGCACGTCGCCGACCAACGTTTCCGTGCGGCCGACCAGATCCAGGTGACCGACGTGGTATTGGGGCATCGAATTGTTGTAGCGGATGATTTGCTGGAATGCCGGAGCCGACTTCAGCCCCAGAATACTGGTCAGTTCCTGCTGCACGATCGACATGATTTCGTCGTCGGTAAGCTGCAGCAATTCCGGCTGCATGGCGCCACCGACGAAGGTTCGCAGCAGAACCTGCCCCTCGGGAGCTCGCCCAGGAAATTTACGGCTGGTAAACGACACGGCCAGTATCTTGCGATTTTCGATCGCGGGAATCACCAAGCCAAAGGCGTCCAGCGGATGAGTGAAGTCGGCGATCCGATGCCCACTCACCACAATGGCGCTCGACGCATACTCGTATTCTCGCAACGTCGTTGCTAACTCGGTCGCGGAATCATCCAGCAGTGCGGCCGCTTTGTGGCACGGCAGCGTCATTGCAACGCCGTCGAAATCACAGCTCGCAGCACCGTCTGGTTGAAGACGCCAGCGATTATCGATTCGGTGCATTGATACGACGGCACGCTCCGTGTTGATGGTCACTCGGTTGCTGGCGAGTAGTTTCTGTTCGACCGCCGTCACCAGCGAACTCAGCCCATCAGCTGGGGTCGTGAACAGCCCGTACCGAGCTCCACTGCCGGACGCTGCAGCCTTCGCTCGTGAATTCTGATCATCCGATTTCGTTTTCTGTCCGGCAAGTGTCGCGCGGATGACACTGCCGTGCTGGCGTTCCATGTCCAGGAAACGTGGCAGTGTCGCTTTCAGGCTTAACTTTTCCGGATCGGCCGTGTAGATACCGCCAACCAGTGGCTGCACAAGTCGTTCGAGCGCTTCCGTACCGAAGCGGCGTCGCACGAAACTGGCCAGCGATTCGTCTTCGTCGGTTGTCTTCGCGGCCGTGATGGCTTCCTGCAGCAATCGCAGTTTGCCCTTCGCCGACAGGATCGGGGTCGTCATGATGGCGACGGGGTTTGCCGGCGCCATCAGCATGAAGCCGTCGGGAACAGGCAACGGGCGGCCTTTCCGCAGCACGAGCGATCGGCGATACGTTTCGTCGGTGGCGATCAACTGGTCGGAGAAACCGATCTCATCACAAAGCTGCACACCACCGGGCTTGTTGGTGATAAACGAATCCGGCCCGAGTTCAATTAGAAAACCGTCCTGCTGCACCGTCTGAATGATGCCGCCCAGCCGGTCGCTGCCTTCGAAGATCGTGACTTGAACGTCCGGATCAATCGAAATCAATCGATGAGCGCACGCCAGGCCCGTAATGCCCCCGCCGATCACCGCGACTCGCTGGCCATTCATGACAACGCTGCTTCCGTCATCGTGCCCCCAGTTCGTGCACGTATTCCACGACAGCTTTGACATGGTCAGGATTCATGTCCGGCATCACGCCGTGCCCCAGGTTGAAAATGTGGCCCGGCCGTCCGCCTGCCGCATCCAGCACATCTTTGACTCGTTGTTTCAAAATCGGCAGCTCGGCATAGATGGAAACCGGGTCCATGTTGCCCTGAATGGCGAATTCCGGGCCGAAGGTCTTCCATGCGTCGTCCAGCTGCACTCGCCAGTCAACGCCCATGACCGTTCCGCCCGCTTCTTTCTGCAACGGAAGCAAGGCAGGGTTGCCGGTCAGAAAATTGATCACCGGCGCGTCGTCGATGACGGATGCGATGAGTCGTTTTGTGTGAGGCAAAACGTATTCGCGGTAGTCCGCTGGCGAAAGGCAGCCCGCCCAGCTGTCGAACACCTGCACCGCCTGGCAACCTGCCGCAATTTGAGCCTTCAGATAAATCGACACCGAATCCACCAGCTTTGACATCAGAGCATTCCACGCTCCGGCATCGTTGTACATCAGCGTCTTCGTGTGGACATAATTTTTTGATCCGCCGCCTTCGATACAATACGACGCCAACGTAAACGGCGCGCCCGCGAAACCCAGTAGCGGGATGTTTGAAGGCAGTTCGCTGCGGATCAACTTCACTGCCTGGAAGACGTAATCCAGCATGTCGACTGAATCGAGTGCCGTC
This DNA window, taken from Fuerstiella marisgermanici, encodes the following:
- a CDS encoding beta-ketoacyl-[acyl-carrier-protein] synthase family protein; the protein is MSSASEQIVITGIGLMSPIGIGVDSAWDSLLNGQCGFRPVEHLSYVGTPDCIGGEVTDFTDSSAKKQHLKAVRKQIKVMCREIQLGVASALQAITHAGVDLDAVSSDRIGVDFGANLMSSPPAVLIDGAVQSIDEARHFDFSKWGLNGGDRFRGMEPLWLLKYLPNMPGCHIGIALDARGPNNSLTQDEASGGLVIAEAANIIRRGRADIMVTGTTGTKLHPVKACQHKKWDVLAEGPADQRCRPLDSNRHGEVLSEAACTLILESRSHAEARGAKIYGTILGTGASCVNSADGQADETQAVQLAAKMAMANAEVSAADLGHVNVSASGHLTRDAFEAKAIRTLLGDKAAETPVTAPKSYIGSAGSGSALTEIAISLLGLQHDVIPKTLNFQSTDDCCALNVVGNEHLATDNKLFLKTSVTRMGQSSAVVIGA
- the hemG gene encoding protoporphyrinogen oxidase; translation: MSKLSWNTCTNWGHDDGSSVVMNGQRVAVIGGGITGLACAHRLISIDPDVQVTIFEGSDRLGGIIQTVQQDGFLIELGPDSFITNKPGGVQLCDEIGFSDQLIATDETYRRSLVLRKGRPLPVPDGFMLMAPANPVAIMTTPILSAKGKLRLLQEAITAAKTTDEDESLASFVRRRFGTEALERLVQPLVGGIYTADPEKLSLKATLPRFLDMERQHGSVIRATLAGQKTKSDDQNSRAKAAASGSGARYGLFTTPADGLSSLVTAVEQKLLASNRVTINTERAVVSMHRIDNRWRLQPDGAASCDFDGVAMTLPCHKAAALLDDSATELATTLREYEYASSAIVVSGHRIADFTHPLDAFGLVIPAIENRKILAVSFTSRKFPGRAPEGQVLLRTFVGGAMQPELLQLTDDEIMSIVQQELTSILGLKSAPAFQQIIRYNNSMPQYHVGHLDLVGRTETLVGDVPGLELAGSAYHGVGIPDSIASGRRAAECLLASQKST
- the hemE gene encoding uroporphyrinogen decarboxylase, with translation MNDALQNSRFMKAVRREPVDTTPVWIMRQAGRYLPEYMAVRSKTTFIELCKTPELACEVTLSAQRILNADAAILFADLLPILEPMGIDLEYVKGEGPVIHNPLQEPGAVDRLTALDSVDMLDYVFQAVKLIRSELPSNIPLLGFAGAPFTLASYCIEGGGSKNYVHTKTLMYNDAGAWNALMSKLVDSVSIYLKAQIAAGCQAVQVFDSWAGCLSPADYREYVLPHTKRLIASVIDDAPVINFLTGNPALLPLQKEAGGTVMGVDWRVQLDDAWKTFGPEFAIQGNMDPVSIYAELPILKQRVKDVLDAAGGRPGHIFNLGHGVMPDMNPDHVKAVVEYVHELGAR